TCagcaagattaaaaaataaaaaatacagcagataaTGCTTCTTGGGTTGCTCCGCGGGTTGTCTCGTGCCAGGAAATGTGGAGCTCTCTCCCACTCACCCAGCTTTCCGTGTGTCCTAGATTCAGACGAGTCACCAGTGGCAAGAGAGCGCAATGTGATTGTGCACACAAACCCGGAATTCTCTGGCTCCAACAACAGGAGGTTGGGGACCCGGGACTCGGAGTGCCAGACAGAAGAAATCCTGATAGCTGCTCCCTCCAGGCGACGGATCCGCGCCCAGCGGGGGCAGAGCGTTGTAGCCTCTCTCTCCCACTCCGCTGGCAACATCTTGGTGCTGGCGGACAATGGGGATGCggtctttgctgctgctgtgagcaaCCGCATCCGCTCGCGAAGCCTTCCTCGCGAGGGTGCCCGGGCCAGCGAGGGCCATCAGGATGCCACCACCAAGAGTGCAGGCTACGAAGCAGAGCACTTCCTAGCTGGTCAGGAGAGGATCCCAAAAAATGGGAAGGAGATCTTGAGCAAGCAGGGTTCACAGGAGTGCCAGCCCATTGGTTTAACTTGTCCTCAGCACCTGCATAGCCCTGAACACAGCATTGGCGAGAGGGGGAGATCTCGGCTGTCAAGGATGGTCGATTCAGGCAGCTGTGAAATTTCATCCAACTCAGACACCTTCGGGAGCCCAATTCACTCCATCTCCACAGCAGGAGTCCTGCTCAGCAGCCACATGGACCAGAAAGATGACCACCAGTCCTCCAGTGGCAACTGGAGCGGAAGCAGCTCCACATGTCCCTCCCAGACATCTGAAAccattcctcctgctgcctctcctccaCTGACAGGCTCTTCACACTGTGACTCTGAGCTGTCGCTCAATACCGCTGCCAATGCCAATGAGGACTCCAGTGTCTTCATCACAGAGCAGTTTGGTGACCACGCAGACAAGGTCAGGGGCCACAGGGCGAGCTCCTTCACGTCCACTGTGGCAGATTTACTGGATGACCCCAACAACAGCAACACGAGTGACAGCGAGTGGAACTACCTGCACCATCACCATGACGCCTCCTGTCGCCAGGATTTCAGCCCTGAGCGCCCAAAGGCAGACAGCCTGGGATGCCCCAGCTTTACCAGCATGGCCACCTATGACAGCTTCCTCGAAAAGACCCCCTCTGACAAGGCAGACACTAGCTCACACTTTTCTGTGGATACTGAAGGATACTATACCTCCATGCACTTTGACTGTGGTCTGAAGGGTAATAAAAGCTATATTTGCAACTATGCAGCCCCAGGCTCTGAGAGTGGCCAGACCGAGAGCATGACTTCCAGCCTAGCTGACTGTGCCTGGCAGGAGTGTATGAGCCACAGGAGGCAGGGACGGCAGAGCATCTCACTGAAGAAACCAAAGGCAAAGCCAGCCCCACCAAAACGCAGCTCGTCTTTGAGGAAATCAGAGGGCAGCACCGACCTTCCTGACAAGAAAGAACCAAAGATCGGTGGTGGGCAGCATGTCTCTCACACTGCCAGGGAGATGAAGCTGCCCCTTGAGTTTTCAAACACACCTTCCCGAGTGGAAGGCCCCAACCTGCCAGCCAAGCAGGAGCTTCCCTGGACAAACCAGGGTGATGGCGGATTAAAGGACGCTCCATTTGACACCGCTGATATCCCTTCCTTTAAAGATGAAGGTGCTGAACAACCTCACTATGCAGATCTCTGGCTTCTGAATGACTTGAAATCCAGTGATCCTTACAGGTCCTTGTCCAATTCAAGCACTGCTACGGGTACTACAGTCATAGAGTGCATCAAGTCACCCGAGAGCTCTGAATCCCAGACGTCTCAGTCTGGGTCACGAGCTACaaccccatccctcccctctgTTGATAATGAGTTTAAGCTGGCCTCCCCAGAGAAGTTGGCGGGATTAGCCTCACCCTCCAGTGGGTACTCCAGCCAGTCAGAGACGCCCACCTCTTCTTTTCCGACAGCTTTCTTTTCAGGACCCTTGTCTCCAGGGGGGAGCAAGAGGAAGCCAAAAGTACCAGAGAGGAAGTCATCGCTGCAGCAGCCACTCTCAAAAGATGGCACCGCCTCAGTGAGCAAAGACCTCGAACTTCCAATTATACCTCCTACTCACCTCGACCTAAGTGCTCTTCACAATGTCTTGAGCAAGCCCTTCGCTCACAGGCACCAGCTGCATACCTTTAGCCACAGCAAGCAGAGCGCAGTTGGGGaagccctgcagcccagccctcccTCTGCCCTCGCCATCACGCCCTCCGTTCTCAAGTCTGTCCACCTCCGGGCAGTCAACAAGCCTGAAGGAGTGAAACATAAAGGCAGTACCCCAGACCTGCTCTGCATACAGGAGACCACTTTGATGGCAACTGATGTCTCTCCAGGCAAAATGAGGCCACTGTTAGCTAAGAAACCAGTATCACGCCAGTACTCTACAGATGAGGCCATAATGCTGTACATTGACACTTCCCCAGCAGAAGCAGGCCCTGGAAAGCCACCTTTAGAGAAAAGCTCCTCTTTTGGCGGGCAGAATAGCTGCGAGCGAGAAGCTGTAACTTCAGCAAGCATGGGTCTGGTTGAAATCAAACCTGGGAAGGACCAAACACACCTGGCCGCTGAATACTTACCAGAAAGCTCTCTGAATCAGACATGTGCCGTCCCCGTGGATGGCTTTCAGAAGGGCTCAGCTGTCCCCACAGGTGATGATGAAACAAAGAAACCTGTCCAGGGACCAGAAACAGTGCACGATCTTCAGCAAGTGCAGGCTCAGCAAGAGCTCTCTGCAGGCAGCGAGGGGAGTGTGGA
This Corvus moneduloides isolate bCorMon1 chromosome 2, bCorMon1.pri, whole genome shotgun sequence DNA region includes the following protein-coding sequences:
- the NHS gene encoding Nance-Horan syndrome protein isoform X2 gives rise to the protein MPFAKRTVEPQRLCRRQPAASVLEESWGAEPPPPPRDPPPEEPGTASEGAEAAGGGERQAAAVLMVLDLCSVSNVALSRILRQLSDVARHACTLFQEVEADIQGTHRRVRALHGRIAGLQGAVRGLDPKQEAVPVSNLDAESKLSVYYRAPWHQQRNIFVPSTRPPCVEELHHHAKQHLRALRREHRSRGDNREQKVQGPVAVVAPPFPPFPATCSQKRHAIKDRHLLPSHPPEDEDTDVMLGQRPKNPIHNIPSTLDKQTNWSKALPLPTPEEKMKQDAQVISSCIIPINVTGVGFDREASIRCSLVHSQSVLQRRRKLRRRKTISGIPRRVQQEIDSDESPVARERNVIVHTNPEFSGSNNRRLGTRDSECQTEEILIAAPSRRRIRAQRGQSVVASLSHSAGNILVLADNGDAVFAAAVSNRIRSRSLPREGARASEGHQDATTKSAGYEAEHFLAGQERIPKNGKEILSKQGSQECQPIGLTCPQHLHSPEHSIGERGRSRLSRMVDSGSCEISSNSDTFGSPIHSISTAGVLLSSHMDQKDDHQSSSGNWSGSSSTCPSQTSETIPPAASPPLTGSSHCDSELSLNTAANANEDSSVFITEQFGDHADKVRGHRASSFTSTVADLLDDPNNSNTSDSEWNYLHHHHDASCRQDFSPERPKADSLGCPSFTSMATYDSFLEKTPSDKADTSSHFSVDTEGYYTSMHFDCGLKGNKSYICNYAAPGSESGQTESMTSSLADCAWQECMSHRRQGRQSISLKKPKAKPAPPKRSSSLRKSEGSTDLPDKKEPKIGGGQHVSHTAREMKLPLEFSNTPSRVEGPNLPAKQELPWTNQGDGGLKDAPFDTADIPSFKDEGAEQPHYADLWLLNDLKSSDPYRSLSNSSTATGTTVIECIKSPESSESQTSQSGSRATTPSLPSVDNEFKLASPEKLAGLASPSSGYSSQSETPTSSFPTAFFSGPLSPGGSKRKPKVPERKSSLQQPLSKDGTASVSKDLELPIIPPTHLDLSALHNVLSKPFAHRHQLHTFSHSKQSAVGEALQPSPPSALAITPSVLKSVHLRAVNKPEGVKHKGSTPDLLCIQETTLMATDVSPGKMRPLLAKKPVSRQYSTDEAIMLYIDTSPAEAGPGKPPLEKSSSFGGQNSCEREAVTSASMGLVEIKPGKDQTHLAAEYLPESSLNQTCAVPVDGFQKGSAVPTGDDETKKPVQGPETVHDLQQVQAQQELSAGSEGSVEAGPVGESPAQAEGPTITYQLKHQPDVSHHVPGNISYEAEMAAVDSLSEEGCKQENDITSGIPTKSASDDSRADETVGGADEPSLKESSPSDESIMSPLSEESQADTEDVFVSPNKPRTTEDLFAVIHRSKRKVLGRKDSGDLSVRNRLRASSGTSSQPPTSSTLPTSNMPPASSVGTPISSQRSPGLIYRNAKKSNTSNEEFKLLLLKKGSRSDSSYRMSATEILKSPILPKSPGELMVDALQSMEESPPITSPDALSPLSPCSPRVNTEGFSSKNFPMSASSRVGRSRAPPAASSSRYSMRCRLYNTPMQAISEGETENSDGSPHDDRSSQSST
- the NHS gene encoding Nance-Horan syndrome protein isoform X1 gives rise to the protein MPFAKRTVEPQRLCRRQPAASVLEESWGAEPPPPPRDPPPEEPGTASEGAEAAGGGERQAAAVLMVLDLCSVSNVALSRILRQLSDVARHACTLFQEVEADIQGTHRRVRALHGRIAGLQGAVRGLDPKQEAVPVSNLDAESKLSVYYRAPWHQQRNIFVPSTRPPCVEELHHHAKQHLRALRREHRSRGDNREQKVQGPVAVVAPPFPPFPATCSQKRHAIKDRHLLPFYSTRSPSPIECCHMTPWSRKSHPPEDEDTDVMLGQRPKNPIHNIPSTLDKQTNWSKALPLPTPEEKMKQDAQVISSCIIPINVTGVGFDREASIRCSLVHSQSVLQRRRKLRRRKTISGIPRRVQQEIDSDESPVARERNVIVHTNPEFSGSNNRRLGTRDSECQTEEILIAAPSRRRIRAQRGQSVVASLSHSAGNILVLADNGDAVFAAAVSNRIRSRSLPREGARASEGHQDATTKSAGYEAEHFLAGQERIPKNGKEILSKQGSQECQPIGLTCPQHLHSPEHSIGERGRSRLSRMVDSGSCEISSNSDTFGSPIHSISTAGVLLSSHMDQKDDHQSSSGNWSGSSSTCPSQTSETIPPAASPPLTGSSHCDSELSLNTAANANEDSSVFITEQFGDHADKVRGHRASSFTSTVADLLDDPNNSNTSDSEWNYLHHHHDASCRQDFSPERPKADSLGCPSFTSMATYDSFLEKTPSDKADTSSHFSVDTEGYYTSMHFDCGLKGNKSYICNYAAPGSESGQTESMTSSLADCAWQECMSHRRQGRQSISLKKPKAKPAPPKRSSSLRKSEGSTDLPDKKEPKIGGGQHVSHTAREMKLPLEFSNTPSRVEGPNLPAKQELPWTNQGDGGLKDAPFDTADIPSFKDEGAEQPHYADLWLLNDLKSSDPYRSLSNSSTATGTTVIECIKSPESSESQTSQSGSRATTPSLPSVDNEFKLASPEKLAGLASPSSGYSSQSETPTSSFPTAFFSGPLSPGGSKRKPKVPERKSSLQQPLSKDGTASVSKDLELPIIPPTHLDLSALHNVLSKPFAHRHQLHTFSHSKQSAVGEALQPSPPSALAITPSVLKSVHLRAVNKPEGVKHKGSTPDLLCIQETTLMATDVSPGKMRPLLAKKPVSRQYSTDEAIMLYIDTSPAEAGPGKPPLEKSSSFGGQNSCEREAVTSASMGLVEIKPGKDQTHLAAEYLPESSLNQTCAVPVDGFQKGSAVPTGDDETKKPVQGPETVHDLQQVQAQQELSAGSEGSVEAGPVGESPAQAEGPTITYQLKHQPDVSHHVPGNISYEAEMAAVDSLSEEGCKQENDITSGIPTKSASDDSRADETVGGADEPSLKESSPSDESIMSPLSEESQADTEDVFVSPNKPRTTEDLFAVIHRSKRKVLGRKDSGDLSVRNRLRASSGTSSQPPTSSTLPTSNMPPASSVGTPISSQRSPGLIYRNAKKSNTSNEEFKLLLLKKGSRSDSSYRMSATEILKSPILPKSPGELMVDALQSMEESPPITSPDALSPLSPCSPRVNTEGFSSKNFPMSASSRVGRSRAPPAASSSRYSMRCRLYNTPMQAISEGETENSDGSPHDDRSSQSST
- the NHS gene encoding Nance-Horan syndrome protein isoform X5, translating into MLGQRPKNPIHNIPSTLDKQTNWSKALPLPTPEEKMKQDAQVISSCIIPINVTGVGFDREASIRCSLVHSQSVLQRRRKLRRRKTISGIPRRVQQEIDSDESPVARERNVIVHTNPEFSGSNNRRLGTRDSECQTEEILIAAPSRRRIRAQRGQSVVASLSHSAGNILVLADNGDAVFAAAVSNRIRSRSLPREGARASEGHQDATTKSAGYEAEHFLAGQERIPKNGKEILSKQGSQECQPIGLTCPQHLHSPEHSIGERGRSRLSRMVDSGSCEISSNSDTFGSPIHSISTAGVLLSSHMDQKDDHQSSSGNWSGSSSTCPSQTSETIPPAASPPLTGSSHCDSELSLNTAANANEDSSVFITEQFGDHADKVRGHRASSFTSTVADLLDDPNNSNTSDSEWNYLHHHHDASCRQDFSPERPKADSLGCPSFTSMATYDSFLEKTPSDKADTSSHFSVDTEGYYTSMHFDCGLKGNKSYICNYAAPGSESGQTESMTSSLADCAWQECMSHRRQGRQSISLKKPKAKPAPPKRSSSLRKSEGSTDLPDKKEPKIGGGQHVSHTAREMKLPLEFSNTPSRVEGPNLPAKQELPWTNQGDGGLKDAPFDTADIPSFKDEGAEQPHYADLWLLNDLKSSDPYRSLSNSSTATGTTVIECIKSPESSESQTSQSGSRATTPSLPSVDNEFKLASPEKLAGLASPSSGYSSQSETPTSSFPTAFFSGPLSPGGSKRKPKVPERKSSLQQPLSKDGTASVSKDLELPIIPPTHLDLSALHNVLSKPFAHRHQLHTFSHSKQSAVGEALQPSPPSALAITPSVLKSVHLRAVNKPEGVKHKGSTPDLLCIQETTLMATDVSPGKMRPLLAKKPVSRQYSTDEAIMLYIDTSPAEAGPGKPPLEKSSSFGGQNSCEREAVTSASMGLVEIKPGKDQTHLAAEYLPESSLNQTCAVPVDGFQKGSAVPTGDDETKKPVQGPETVHDLQQVQAQQELSAGSEGSVEAGPVGESPAQAEGPTITYQLKHQPDVSHHVPGNISYEAEMAAVDSLSEEGCKQENDITSGIPTKSASDDSRADETVGGADEPSLKESSPSDESIMSPLSEESQADTEDVFVSPNKPRTTEDLFAVIHRSKRKVLGRKDSGDLSVRNRLRASSGTSSQPPTSSTLPTSNMPPASSVGTPISSQRSPGLIYRNAKKSNTSNEEFKLLLLKKGSRSDSSYRMSATEILKSPILPKSPGELMVDALQSMEESPPITSPDALSPLSPCSPRVNTEGFSSKNFPMSASSRVGRSRAPPAASSSRYSMRCRLYNTPMQAISEGETENSDGSPHDDRSSQSST
- the NHS gene encoding Nance-Horan syndrome protein isoform X3 is translated as MPFAKRTVEPQRLCRRQPAASVLEESWGAEPPPPPRDPPPEEPGTASEGAEAAGGGERQAAAVLMVLDLCSVSNVALSRILRQLSDVARHACTLFQEVEADIQGTHRRVRALHGRIAGLQGAVRGLDPKQEAVPVSNLDAESKLSVYYRAPWHQQRNIFVPSTRPPCVEELHHHAKQHLRALRREHRSRGDNREQKVQGPVAVVAPPFPPFPATCSQKRHAIKDRHLLPFYSTRSPSPIECCHMTPWSRKSHPPEDEDTDVMLGQRPKNPIHNIPSTLDKQTNWSKALPLPTPEEKMKQDAQVISSCIIPINVTDSDESPVARERNVIVHTNPEFSGSNNRRLGTRDSECQTEEILIAAPSRRRIRAQRGQSVVASLSHSAGNILVLADNGDAVFAAAVSNRIRSRSLPREGARASEGHQDATTKSAGYEAEHFLAGQERIPKNGKEILSKQGSQECQPIGLTCPQHLHSPEHSIGERGRSRLSRMVDSGSCEISSNSDTFGSPIHSISTAGVLLSSHMDQKDDHQSSSGNWSGSSSTCPSQTSETIPPAASPPLTGSSHCDSELSLNTAANANEDSSVFITEQFGDHADKVRGHRASSFTSTVADLLDDPNNSNTSDSEWNYLHHHHDASCRQDFSPERPKADSLGCPSFTSMATYDSFLEKTPSDKADTSSHFSVDTEGYYTSMHFDCGLKGNKSYICNYAAPGSESGQTESMTSSLADCAWQECMSHRRQGRQSISLKKPKAKPAPPKRSSSLRKSEGSTDLPDKKEPKIGGGQHVSHTAREMKLPLEFSNTPSRVEGPNLPAKQELPWTNQGDGGLKDAPFDTADIPSFKDEGAEQPHYADLWLLNDLKSSDPYRSLSNSSTATGTTVIECIKSPESSESQTSQSGSRATTPSLPSVDNEFKLASPEKLAGLASPSSGYSSQSETPTSSFPTAFFSGPLSPGGSKRKPKVPERKSSLQQPLSKDGTASVSKDLELPIIPPTHLDLSALHNVLSKPFAHRHQLHTFSHSKQSAVGEALQPSPPSALAITPSVLKSVHLRAVNKPEGVKHKGSTPDLLCIQETTLMATDVSPGKMRPLLAKKPVSRQYSTDEAIMLYIDTSPAEAGPGKPPLEKSSSFGGQNSCEREAVTSASMGLVEIKPGKDQTHLAAEYLPESSLNQTCAVPVDGFQKGSAVPTGDDETKKPVQGPETVHDLQQVQAQQELSAGSEGSVEAGPVGESPAQAEGPTITYQLKHQPDVSHHVPGNISYEAEMAAVDSLSEEGCKQENDITSGIPTKSASDDSRADETVGGADEPSLKESSPSDESIMSPLSEESQADTEDVFVSPNKPRTTEDLFAVIHRSKRKVLGRKDSGDLSVRNRLRASSGTSSQPPTSSTLPTSNMPPASSVGTPISSQRSPGLIYRNAKKSNTSNEEFKLLLLKKGSRSDSSYRMSATEILKSPILPKSPGELMVDALQSMEESPPITSPDALSPLSPCSPRVNTEGFSSKNFPMSASSRVGRSRAPPAASSSRYSMRCRLYNTPMQAISEGETENSDGSPHDDRSSQSST
- the NHS gene encoding Nance-Horan syndrome protein isoform X4, whose protein sequence is MTEGSHNAVSNLDAESKLSVYYRAPWHQQRNIFVPSTRPPCVEELHHHAKQHLRALRREHRSRGDNREQKVQGPVAVVAPPFPPFPATCSQKRHAIKDRHLLPFYSTRSPSPIECCHMTPWSRKSHPPEDEDTDVMLGQRPKNPIHNIPSTLDKQTNWSKALPLPTPEEKMKQDAQVISSCIIPINVTGVGFDREASIRCSLVHSQSVLQRRRKLRRRKTISGIPRRVQQEIDSDESPVARERNVIVHTNPEFSGSNNRRLGTRDSECQTEEILIAAPSRRRIRAQRGQSVVASLSHSAGNILVLADNGDAVFAAAVSNRIRSRSLPREGARASEGHQDATTKSAGYEAEHFLAGQERIPKNGKEILSKQGSQECQPIGLTCPQHLHSPEHSIGERGRSRLSRMVDSGSCEISSNSDTFGSPIHSISTAGVLLSSHMDQKDDHQSSSGNWSGSSSTCPSQTSETIPPAASPPLTGSSHCDSELSLNTAANANEDSSVFITEQFGDHADKVRGHRASSFTSTVADLLDDPNNSNTSDSEWNYLHHHHDASCRQDFSPERPKADSLGCPSFTSMATYDSFLEKTPSDKADTSSHFSVDTEGYYTSMHFDCGLKGNKSYICNYAAPGSESGQTESMTSSLADCAWQECMSHRRQGRQSISLKKPKAKPAPPKRSSSLRKSEGSTDLPDKKEPKIGGGQHVSHTAREMKLPLEFSNTPSRVEGPNLPAKQELPWTNQGDGGLKDAPFDTADIPSFKDEGAEQPHYADLWLLNDLKSSDPYRSLSNSSTATGTTVIECIKSPESSESQTSQSGSRATTPSLPSVDNEFKLASPEKLAGLASPSSGYSSQSETPTSSFPTAFFSGPLSPGGSKRKPKVPERKSSLQQPLSKDGTASVSKDLELPIIPPTHLDLSALHNVLSKPFAHRHQLHTFSHSKQSAVGEALQPSPPSALAITPSVLKSVHLRAVNKPEGVKHKGSTPDLLCIQETTLMATDVSPGKMRPLLAKKPVSRQYSTDEAIMLYIDTSPAEAGPGKPPLEKSSSFGGQNSCEREAVTSASMGLVEIKPGKDQTHLAAEYLPESSLNQTCAVPVDGFQKGSAVPTGDDETKKPVQGPETVHDLQQVQAQQELSAGSEGSVEAGPVGESPAQAEGPTITYQLKHQPDVSHHVPGNISYEAEMAAVDSLSEEGCKQENDITSGIPTKSASDDSRADETVGGADEPSLKESSPSDESIMSPLSEESQADTEDVFVSPNKPRTTEDLFAVIHRSKRKVLGRKDSGDLSVRNRLRASSGTSSQPPTSSTLPTSNMPPASSVGTPISSQRSPGLIYRNAKKSNTSNEEFKLLLLKKGSRSDSSYRMSATEILKSPILPKSPGELMVDALQSMEESPPITSPDALSPLSPCSPRVNTEGFSSKNFPMSASSRVGRSRAPPAASSSRYSMRCRLYNTPMQAISEGETENSDGSPHDDRSSQSST